The DNA sequence TTGAACATCCGGACCTTCGGCTTCAGGGGTGAGGCGCTGCCGTCGCTGGGGGCGGTGGGCAGGCTGTGCATCACCAGCCGCGCGGCGGGTCATGACGGGGCCGAGATCACGGTGGCGGGTGGCAAGCAGGGCGACCTTCGGCCAGCGGCGCTGAATGGCGGTACGGTTGTCACCCTGCGCGACCTGTTCCACGCCACGCCCGCGCGGCTGAAGTTCCTGCGGACCGACCGGGCGGAGGCCCAGGCGATTGGCGACGTGATCAAGCGACTTGCCATGGCCGAACCCTTTGTCCGCTTCACCCTGCGGGACGTGTCGGGCGACGGACCGGGCCGCGAGGTGTTTCGCGCCGATGCCGAACAGGGAGACATGTTCGAGGCGCTGCATGGCCGTCTGGCGCAGGTGCTGGGTCGCGAATTTGCCGAGAATGCGCTGCCGATCGACGCGCAGCGCGAGGGGCTGCATCTGACCGGCTTTGCCGCGCTCCCGACATACTCTCGCGGCTCGGCGGTGGCGCAGTATCTTTTCGTCAATGGCCGCCCGGTGCGGGACAAGCTGCTGATCGGCGCGCTGCGCGGCGCCTACCACGATTTCCTGAGCCGCGACCGGCATCCGGCGGCGGCGCTGTTCATCGACTGCGACCCGATGCTGGTGGACGTCAACGTGCACCCGGCGAAATCCGAGGTGCGGTTTCGCGATCCGGGCTTGGCGCGTGGATTGATCGTGTCGGCCCTGCGCCATGCGCTGGCAGAGGCGGGGCACCGCGCCTCCACCACCGTTGCGGGGGCGACGCTTGGCGCGATGCGGCCCGAACCCACGGGCGCGCGGGTCTATCAGATGGACCGGCCCAGCCTTGGCGCAAGGGGGGCGGCGCATCAGGCGCAGGCCCCTGCCGGCTTTGCCGAGACGGCTGGCATGTGGGGACGGGTGGAGACACCCGCCGAGCCTGTGAGCGAAGCCGTTGAGCCGGCACAGGA is a window from the Sulfitobacter sp. THAF37 genome containing:
- the mutL gene encoding DNA mismatch repair endonuclease MutL; the protein is MSVANPQIAENRPVIRQLDDAAINRIAAGEVVERPASAVKELVENAIDAGARRITVEYADGGKTLIRVTDDGCGMTSEDLALALSRHATSKIDGSDLLNIRTFGFRGEALPSLGAVGRLCITSRAAGHDGAEITVAGGKQGDLRPAALNGGTVVTLRDLFHATPARLKFLRTDRAEAQAIGDVIKRLAMAEPFVRFTLRDVSGDGPGREVFRADAEQGDMFEALHGRLAQVLGREFAENALPIDAQREGLHLTGFAALPTYSRGSAVAQYLFVNGRPVRDKLLIGALRGAYHDFLSRDRHPAAALFIDCDPMLVDVNVHPAKSEVRFRDPGLARGLIVSALRHALAEAGHRASTTVAGATLGAMRPEPTGARVYQMDRPSLGARGAAHQAQAPAGFAETAGMWGRVETPAEPVSEAVEPAQDYPLGTARGQVHENYIIAQTATGMVIVDQHAAHERLVYEKLKRQMAENGVAAQALLIPEIVELSTGDCARLLEVADDLARLGLGIEAFGGNALAVRETPAILGTVNARAMLLDILDELADQSDSTILQARIEAILSRIACHGSIRSGRWMRAEEMNALLREMEATPHSGQCNHGRPTYVELKLADIERLFGRT